The following are encoded in a window of Narcine bancroftii isolate sNarBan1 chromosome 2, sNarBan1.hap1, whole genome shotgun sequence genomic DNA:
- the spice1 gene encoding spindle and centriole-associated protein 1, translated as MSFARSNRPVRSQVVGKTRRKGKPVFKREWDNTIRDLSVHRAGPEELARRRETHVSRNRAAAQCELRQRAAASGGPRRRAARARAQPRQALSELMIDRRQLHDALTRSDCALAVVRDLFGDAPRLRAACPNVTMAPGGDVDPGAQLIAQRSERPTQLSLLSESVMDSQALNETACSKELEADCSVSVQREADGPPSEPKTPEPRRDRPQTSPTWTPDGASVVQPGLNATSAIQRVKSRVESRAENDTDSTSQNETIRVIRQVLYPGCSTSPKDIARDKVCDVSTKRMGKSRPEDRQIKLQQMIEKIDKELEEYERQTGYEVSSSMREKGHGLTGFTFSLVSLISRLTRSLKECRNQQWQEKENYQQLLQKSNHQQALIDALTAEFLSAQNKMVSLQVSLQQYVTKTDDELYSLKQMLHGMTQAESRKPRQNIAHIAEEIAVGQESLYSCAYPKKQGAVFSRVVPNVEECLLQNQKQPCTYQNKENQNLPEHSVGPAVLLSPPRQRNSQVATGSQTTVNLCHKSPLSSNICKECKDVSQNLKENTVVPQGENYFAKHLVAAQNPVTDCQDHTQQQNICDYVSEHKNLCVTSPVINFPCMYPGAVDDTTCNLKKMENNVEAEGGQNSLNNWLKHEAMLTQITELQLQNSALKAHLEQFQVDKLSHPAPQIEKIIPSTSDSLQQRIAELNHQSAEARSKLLQLIEQQRQISSESVSPTISPIPSEVMATRTATRTLEVLIPHPSGLDSSTGSTPSPANKINKNRSVDTMASSSLNLYKADGNRIAVAQGSKPERLKEEGWFALSTHTL; from the coding sequence ATGTCTTTCGCCCGTTCGAACCGCCCCGTCCGCTCGCAGGTCGTTGGGAAGACGCGCAGGAAAGGGAAACCGGTCTTTAAAAGGGAGTGGGACAACACGATCCGTGACCTGAGCGTTCACCGGGCCGGCCCGGAGGAGCTCGCGCGGCGCCGCGAGACGCACGTCTCCAGGAACCGGGCCGCCGCGCAGTGTGAGCTCCGGCAGCGCGCTGCTGCCAGCGGGGGGCCGAGGCGGCGAGCAGCGCGGGCCCGGGCCCAGCCACGGCAGGCCCTCTCCGAGCTCATGATTGACCGGCGCCAGCTGCACGACGCGTTGACACGTTCTGACTGCGCTCTGGCCGTGGTGCGGGACCTGTTCGGCGATGCCCCGCGGCTCCGCGCCGCCTGCCCGAACGTCACCATGGCCCCCGGCGGCGACGTGGATCCCGGCGCACAGCTGATAGCGCAGAGGAGTGAACGTCCCACTCAGCTGTCCTTGCTCAGCGAGTCAGTGATGGACTCGCAGGCCCTCAATGAAACTGCCTGCAGTAAAGAGCTGGAGGCAGACTGTTCAGTGTCCGTGCAGCGTGAGGCCGATGGGCCGCCTTCGGAACCAAAAACTCCCGAACCCCGTAGAGACCGGCCCCAGACATCACCCACCTGGACTCCAGACGGTGCCTCGGTCGTCCAGCCAGGTTTAAATGCAACCTCAGCTATCCAGAGAGTAAAATCGAGAGTGGAAAGTAGGGCGGAGAATGATACAGATAGTACATCCCAAAATGAAACCATAAGGGTAATCAGACAAGTACTTTATCCTGGTTGTTCAACTTCTCCAAAGGACATAGCAAGAGACAAAGTTTGTGATGTATCTACGAAAAGAATGGGAAAGAGTAGACCTGAGGACAGGCAGATTAAACTCCAGCAAATGATTGAGAAAATTGACAAGGAGTTGGAAGAATATGAACGCCAAACAGGATACGAGGTTAGCAGCTCCATGCGAGAGAAAGGTCACGGTTTAACAGGCTTCACTTTCTCATTAGTTAGCTTGATTAGTCGATTGACTCGGTCTCTAAAAGAGTGCAGAAATCAGCAATGGCAGGAGAAGGAAAACTATCAGCAACTTCTGCAAAAATCCAACCATCAGCAAGCACTGATTGATGCATTAACAGCAGAATTTCTAAGTGCACAAAATAAAATGGTTTCTCTACAGGTGAGCCTGCAGCAATATGTAACCAAAACAGATGACGAACTGTACTCATTGAAACAAATGTTGCATGGAATGACCCAAGCAGAAAGTCGTAAACCAAGACAAAACATTGCTCATATCGCTGAGGAGATTGCAGTGGGACAGGAGAGTTTATATAGTTGTGCTTACCCAAAGAAACAAGGCGCTGTTTTTTCAAGGGTTGTGCCAAATGTCGAGGAATGTCTTTTACAAAACCAAAAGCAGCCCTGTACTTATCAGAAcaaagagaatcagaatttacctgAGCATTCAGTCGGTCCAGCTGTATTGCTGTCTCCTCCAAGACAGAGGAATAGCCAAGTCGCTACTGGATCACAAACCACAGTAAACTTGTGTCACAAGTCTCCTCTGTCTAGTAATATATGCAAGGAATGTAAAGATGTGTCACAAAATCTTAAAGAGAATACAGTTGTTCCACAAGGAGAAAATTACTTTGCCAAACACTTGGTAGCAGCACAGAACCCAGTAACAGATTGTCAGGATCATACTCAGCAACAGAACATTTGTGATTATGTCAGTGAGCATAAGAACTTGTGTGTCACTTCACCTGTTATCAATTTTCCATGCATGTATCCAGGAGCTGTTGAtgacacaacatgcaatctcaaaaaGATGGAAAACAATGTAGAAGCTGAAGGCGGTCAAAATTCTTTGAATAATTGGCTGAAACATGAAGCAATGCTCACTCAAATTACTGAGCTTCAGCTGCAGAATTCTGCTCTCAAAGCCCATCTTGAGCAGTTTCAAGTAGATAAATTATCTCATCCAGCACCACAAATTGAAAAGATTATTCCCAGCACTTCTGACAGCCTTCAACAAAGGATTGCTGAGCTCAACCATCAGAGCGCTGAAGCTCGCAGCAAACTTTTGCAGCTGATTGAACAGCAACGACAGATTTCTTCTGAATCAGTATCTCCAACCATTTCTCCTATTCCATCCGAGGTTATGGCAACAAGAACTGCCACCAGAACACTTGAAGTATTGATCCCACACCCTAGTGGATTGGACTCTTCCACAGGTAGCACACCTTCCCCTGcaaataaaattaacaaaaatagaTCAGTAGATACTATGGCTAGTTCCTCATTAAACCTGTATAAAGCCGATGGAAATAGGATAGCTGTAGCTCAAggatcaaaaccagaaagattgAAAGAAGAAGGTTGGTTTGCTCTGTCTACCCATACCTTGTAA